In Primulina eburnea isolate SZY01 chromosome 14, ASM2296580v1, whole genome shotgun sequence, the following proteins share a genomic window:
- the LOC140811284 gene encoding cysteine proteinase inhibitor 1-like, translating to MAPKSLSSFLVIYLILLSSAMLGGGKSSSVARWQVISNLKDPEVVEIAKFAVKEYNKRAETILALVSVIKGEMQIVNGKNYRLVIITKDGFKAMTGKSTYRVVVWDKPWKKERRVTSFEKIA from the coding sequence ATGGCACCCAAATCTCTCTCGTCGTTTCTCGTCATCTACTTAATTCTTCTCTCTTCTGCCATGTTAGGCGGCGGAAAGTCTTCCTCCGTCGCCCGTTGGCAAGTGATCAGTAACCTGAAGGACCCTGAGGTGGTAGAGATTGCGAAATTCGCCGTGAAAGAGTACAACAAGCGGGCCGAAACCATACTAGCACTTGTCTCCGTGATAAAAGGAGAAATGCAGATAGTTAATGGTAAGAATTACAGACTCGTCATCATCACCAAGGACGGTTTCAAGGCGATGACGGGGAAAAGCACTTACCGGGTGGTTGTTTGGGACAAGCCTTGGAAGAAAGAGAGGCGAGTTACTTCGTTTGAGAAGATTGCTTAA
- the LOC140812041 gene encoding large ribosomal subunit protein uL3-like: MSHRKFEHPRHGSLGFLPRKRAARHRGKVKAFPKDDPSKPCKLTAFLGYKAGMTHIVREVEKPGSKLHKKETCEAVTIVETPPMVVVGVVGYVKTPRGLRCLNTVWAQHLSEEIKRRFYKNWCKSKKKAFTKYSKKLETDEGKKDLQSQLEKLKKYSSVVRVLAHTQIRKMKGLKQKKAHLMEIQVNGGTIAQKVDFAYGFFEKQIPIDAVFQKDEMIDIIGVTKGKGYEGVVTRWGVTRLPRKTHRGLRKVACIGAWHPARVSFTVARAGQNGYHHRTEMNKKIYRLGKVGNEDHSASTEFDRTEKDITPMGGFPHYGVVKDDYLMIKGCCVGPKKRVVTLRQSLLTQTSRVALEEIKLKFVDTSSKFGHGRFQTTQEKQKFFGRVKA, from the exons ATGTCGCACAGGAAGTTTGAGCACCCAAGGCACGGGTCACTCGGTTTCCTTCCGAGGAAGCGGGCTGCTCGCCACAGGGGAAAGG TGAAGGCTTTTCCCAAGGATGACCCTAGCAAGCCCTGCAAGCTGACAGCCTTCTTGGGTTACAAGGCTGGGATGACTCACATTGTCCGAGAAGTTGAGAAACCCGGATCAA AACTGCATAAGAAAGAGACTTGCGAGGCTGTCACTATAGTTGAAACACCACCCATGGTGGTTGTTGGAGTGGTTGGTTATGTGAAGACTCCTCGCGGCCTTCGCTGTCTTAACACTGTTTGGGCTCAGCATCTCAGTGAGGAGATTAAGAGAAGGTTTTACAAGAACTGGTGCAAATCCAAGAAAAAGGCCTTTACCAAGTATTCCAAGAAACTGGAGACTGATGAGGGGAAGAAGGATCTCCAGTCACAGCTGGAGAAACTGAAAAAATATTCTTCTGTTGTTCGTGTACTTGCTCACACTCAG ATAAGGAAAATGAAAGGGCTGAAGCAAAAGAAGGCTCATTTGATGGAGATTCAAGTGAATGGTGGAACTATTGCTCAAAAGGTTGACTTTGCATATGGCTTCTTTGAGAAGCAGATCCCTATTGATGCTGTTTTCCAGAAAGATGAAATGATCGACATTATCGGTGTCACAAAGGGTAAAGGTTACGAAGGTGTGGTTACCCGATGGGGTGTTACTCGTCTTCCCCGCAAAACTCACAGGGGTCTTCGCAAGGTTGCTTGTATTGGAGCTTGGCACCCTGCCAGAGTTTCATTCACTGTTGCCCGAGCTGGTCAGAATGGATACCATCACCGTACTGAAATGAACAAGAAGATCTACAGGCTTGGAAAGGTGGGGAATGAAGATCACTCAGCCAGTACCGAGTTTGACAG GACGGAGAAAGATATTACGCCGATGGGTGGATTTCCTCACTACGGCGTGGTTAAGGATGATTACCTGATGATCAAGGGGTGCTGTGTTGGCCCTAAGAAAAGGGTTGTTACCCTTCGTCAGTCCCTCCTCACACAGACTTCTCGTGTTGCCCTTGAAGAGATTAAGCTCAAGTTTGTCGATACCTCGTCCAAGTTTGGACACGGACGCTTCCAGACAACCCAGGAGAAGCAGAAGTTTTTTGGTCGAGTCAAGGCTTAG
- the LOC140811941 gene encoding uncharacterized protein isoform X1, translating into MQASLHSYFPFPSAFVICKQTRVLFVKHEMLPPCTLVVGANSFSVFRRETHLNMTSRPPAAAAAPTTNGNRHHYYPPTTTSSSTSASFRGCCCCLFLLFSFLALVILAVILVIVLAVKPKKPEFDLQQVGVQYVGINPTTTSSAVVSLNIRMLFSAANDNKVGIKYGESRFTVMYRGIPLGRGTIPAFYQPAHSLRRVETTIAVDRVNLLQADAADLVRDASLNDRVELRVVGDVGAKIRILGFNSPEVQVSVDCSLALSPRKQTLISKQCGFDGLSV; encoded by the exons atgcaAGCATCACTTCACTCCTACTTTCCCTTTCCCTCTGCCTTTGTGATTTGCAAGCAAACCAGAGTTCTCTTTGTAAAGCACGAAATGCTGCCGCCGTGTACACTGGTGGTAGGGGCCAACTCTTTTTCAGTTTTCCGAAGGGAAACCCATCTGAATATGACTTCAAGACCACCTGCCGCCGCCGCCGCTCCCACCACCAATGGTAATCGCCACCACTACTATCCACCCACCACCACTTCCTCTTCTACATCCGCCTCTTTCCgaggctgctgctgctgcttatTCCTCCTCTTCTCCTTCCTCGCCCTCGTCATTCTCGCCGTCATCCTCGTCATCGTCCTCGCCGTCAAGCCCAAAAAGCCCGAATTCGACCTCCAGCAAGTAGGGGTTCAGTACGTGGGTATCAACCCTACCACAACTTCCTCCGCCGTGGTTTCCCTCAACATCCGCATGCTCTTCTCGGCGGCGAACGACAACAAGGTTGGGATCAAGTACGGCGAGTCCAGGTTCACCGTCATGTACCGCGGCATACCCTTGGGACGTGGTACGATTCCCGCCTTCTACCAACCCGCCCACAGCTTAAGACGTGTCGAAACCACCATTGCTGTGGACAGGGTCAATTTACTGCAAGCAGATGCTGCAGATTTGGTGAGGGATGCTTCGTTGAACGACCGGGTCGAACTACGGGTCGTCGGTGATGTCGGAGCCAAGATCCGAATTCTTGGTTTCAACTCTCCCGAGGTGCAG GTTTCTGTGGATTGCAGCTTAGCCTTGAGTCCAAGAAAGCAGACCCTAATATCGAAGCAGTGTGGATTTGATGGTCTTAGTGTATGA
- the LOC140811617 gene encoding uncharacterized protein: MENSEPTLVPEWLKNSGNQSGSGSISHLDDKSAPKLSRNNSFLSSNGHDFGRSSSFERTNSSCFHRSSSSNGSGNLRSYNSFGRNRRDRDWEKDRYDSQDKDKSVSADRWHRGFSDSSGNNFCGKFDWDGLRRSQSSTSGSHGDTWTKKVVTDSSSAGGNNTSALLTTGALGGSANKTRFERNFPSLGTEERAVIPEVGRVPSPGLSSAIQSLPIGSAAAVGGEKWTSALAEVPVLVASNGIGNSSVQQSASTQLALGTTTTLNMAEAVAQGPSQALVMPQISVGTQRLEELAIKQSRQLIPVTPSMPKTLVSSSSDKQKTKLGQQQHPITSLPSNHSKADMSKSSNVGKLHVLKLLREKNGVAPVLKDNSIPTSGINAVSSTLVSAKSSPNIPTLNRKPVLTVLEKRTTSQAQSRKEFFNLVRKKSMVISTSVTATENFSVMDTRTAVSPPPSETFEKEDAPALSTSQIDDAQSSASLSDDLLSEKRDDVTCIDDTCIVPNYLGNGKNGCMDPLFSEEEEAAFLRSLGWEENSDESGLTEEEISTYLKDATKYNSKPALRILEVVQPKFIASLDSQTGISSGLSSSDAKLES, encoded by the exons ATGGAAAACAGTGAGCCCACTTTAGTTCCTGAATGGTTGAAAAATTCTGGAAACCAGAGCGGCAGTGGATCTATTTCGCATTTAG ATGACAAATCTGCACCCAAACTTTCAAGGAACAATTCATTTTTGAGTAGCAACGGTCACGATTTTGGACGGTCATCAAGTTTTGAAAGAACAAACTCGTCATGTTTCCACCGGAGTTCCAGTAGTAATGGCTCTGGAAATCTGAGGTCCTATAATAGTTTTGGCCGAAATCGACGTGACAGGGATTGGGAAAAAGATAGATATGATTCTCAAGACAAAGACAAATCGGTATCGGCGGATCGCTGGCACAGGGGCTTTTCAGATTCATCAGGGAACAACTTTTGTGGTAAATTTGATTGGGATGGGTTAAGACGATCTCAGTCCTCAACTTCTGGGTCGCATGGGGACACATGGACTAAGAAAGTTGTAACTGACTCAAGCAGTGCTGGTGGAAACAACACTAGTGCTTTGCTTACCACTGGTGCTCTTGGTGGCAGCGCGAACAAAACAAGATTCGAGAGAAATTTTCCATCATTAGGAACTGAAGAAAGAGCAGTCATTCCGGAGGTTGGAAGAGTCCCATCTCCGGGCTTAAGTTCTGCCATTCAGAGCTTACCTATTGGTTCTGCTGCTGCAGTTGGTGGAGAAAAATGGACATCTGCTTTGGCAGAGGTTCCTGTGTTAGTTGCGAGCAATGGAATTGGAAACTCGTCTGTGCAACAATCTGCTTCCACACAACTTGCCTTGGGCACAACCACCACTCTCAATATGGCAGAAGCTGTAGCTCAGGGTCCAAGCCAAGCTCTTGTTATGCCTCAG ATATCTGTTGGAACTCAAAGACTTGAGGAACTGGCAATTAAACAATCTAGGCAATTAATTCCAGTCACACCATCCATGCCAAAGACTCTG GTTTCAAGTTCTTCAGATAAACAGAAAACTAAATTGGGCCAGCAGCAACATCCCATAACTTCACTTCCCAGTAATCACTCGAAGGCTGATATGTCTAAGTCATCAAATGTGGGAAAACTCCATGTTCTGAAGCTATTGCGAGAGAAAAATGGGGTCGCTCCTGTTTTGAAGGACAATTCAAttccaacaagtggtatcaatgCAGTAAGTTCTACACTTGTATCAGCCAAGAGCTCACCAAACATCCCAACCCTGAACCGTAAGCCTGTATTGACTGTGCTGGAGAAGCGAACCACCTCGCAAGCTCAAAGTCGAAAAGAGTTTTTCAACCTTGTGCGAAAGAAATCTATGGTGATCTCCACTTCTGTTACCGCTACAGAGAACTTCTCAGTTATGGACACGCGGACTGCTGTATCCCCGCCACCTTCAGAAACTTTTGAAAAGGAGGACGCACCTGCTCTTAGTACTTCTCAGATTGATGATGCTCAATCAAGTGCAAGCCTGAGTGATGACCTTTTGTCTGAGAAAAGAGATGATGTGACTTGCATTGATGATACTTGTATTGTGCCGAACTACTTAGGCAATGGAAAGAACGGTTGCATGGATCCTCTATTTTCAGAGGAGGAAGAGGCTGCCTTTCTACGATCTTTGGGCTGGGAGGAAAATTCTGATGAGAGTGGACTTACCGAAGAAGAAATAAGTACTTACTTGAAAGATGCGACTAAG TACAACTCAAAACCAGCTCTGAGAATACTTGAAGTAGTGCAGCCCAAATTTATTGCATCATTAGACTCGCAAACTGGCATTTCTTCTGGATTAAGTTCTTCTGATGCTAAGCTGGAATCTTGA
- the LOC140811941 gene encoding uncharacterized protein isoform X2 produces the protein MQASLHSYFPFPSAFVICKQTRVLFVKHEMLPPCTLVVGANSFSVFRRETHLNMTSRPPAAAAAPTTNGNRHHYYPPTTTSSSTSASFRGCCCCLFLLFSFLALVILAVILVIVLAVKPKKPEFDLQQVGVQYVGINPTTTSSAVVSLNIRMLFSAANDNKVGIKYGESRFTVMYRGIPLGRGTIPAFYQPAHSLRRVETTIAVDRVNLLQADAADLVRDASLNDRVELRVVGDVGAKIRILGFNSPEVQLSLESKKADPNIEAVWI, from the exons atgcaAGCATCACTTCACTCCTACTTTCCCTTTCCCTCTGCCTTTGTGATTTGCAAGCAAACCAGAGTTCTCTTTGTAAAGCACGAAATGCTGCCGCCGTGTACACTGGTGGTAGGGGCCAACTCTTTTTCAGTTTTCCGAAGGGAAACCCATCTGAATATGACTTCAAGACCACCTGCCGCCGCCGCCGCTCCCACCACCAATGGTAATCGCCACCACTACTATCCACCCACCACCACTTCCTCTTCTACATCCGCCTCTTTCCgaggctgctgctgctgcttatTCCTCCTCTTCTCCTTCCTCGCCCTCGTCATTCTCGCCGTCATCCTCGTCATCGTCCTCGCCGTCAAGCCCAAAAAGCCCGAATTCGACCTCCAGCAAGTAGGGGTTCAGTACGTGGGTATCAACCCTACCACAACTTCCTCCGCCGTGGTTTCCCTCAACATCCGCATGCTCTTCTCGGCGGCGAACGACAACAAGGTTGGGATCAAGTACGGCGAGTCCAGGTTCACCGTCATGTACCGCGGCATACCCTTGGGACGTGGTACGATTCCCGCCTTCTACCAACCCGCCCACAGCTTAAGACGTGTCGAAACCACCATTGCTGTGGACAGGGTCAATTTACTGCAAGCAGATGCTGCAGATTTGGTGAGGGATGCTTCGTTGAACGACCGGGTCGAACTACGGGTCGTCGGTGATGTCGGAGCCAAGATCCGAATTCTTGGTTTCAACTCTCCCGAGGTGCAG CTTAGCCTTGAGTCCAAGAAAGCAGACCCTAATATCGAAGCAGTGTGGATTTGA